The following coding sequences lie in one Spodoptera frugiperda isolate SF20-4 chromosome 24, AGI-APGP_CSIRO_Sfru_2.0, whole genome shotgun sequence genomic window:
- the LOC118278826 gene encoding zinc finger protein 723 isoform X7 produces METAGHSNMCRCCASEGAFKDIKSTYHWMGEEEIYADMLKDCFDINLNVSEHGEDGGICEVCITQLRNAINFKKQVQHTEEQFKKHLQNKTLFRPHIVKVEVAAEEDSEEGDIMGSGDDAFSGAEFEVPIKTEDDEPKPKKRSKAPATSTRSKKSKSDDGEPSTKRVPRNVNAKIEKDCDKEQITKAQSEQLEDTIPNELFKHRSNIRLILQCSNATPIRCRGGIGYACCFCGDQYPDPADLKKHTLEGHNNKTKLRFMEGKMMFSFLVKLDITDLKCKICGGKFEKLEPFVEHLIKEHDKKIFTDIKSHVLPFKFDDDVLRCLYCENVFNRFKNLQQHMNVHCRNFICKYCDAGFVNKHVLACHTEGHKIGTFKCDLCSKVFDTMRKKKSHEKSVHIHANLLSKCGYCFQKFTTYRQRDVHLAKVHGVQLKEVKCHACDKTFDNKSSLTIHTKRDHLMERPYKCTQCEMKFFGSNELKLHMVKHTGVREFKCAICFKSYGRKKTLTEHMRIHNDDRRFKCEHCGQAFVQKCSWKGHMRNRHGELV; encoded by the exons ATGGAGACTGCAGGGCACAGCAATATGTGTCGGTGTTGTGCTTCCGAAGGTGCGTTCAAAGACATTAAAAGCACATATCATTGGATGGGAGAAGAGGAGATTTACGCCGACATGTTGAAGGATTGTTTCGACATAAAC CTAAATGTATCGGAGCACGGAGAAGATGGCGGCATATGCGAGGTCTGCATCACGCAGCTGCGCAACGCGATCAACTTCAAGAAGCAAGTGCAACACACGGAGGAACAGTTTAAGAAACATTTGCAGAATAAGACATTGTTTAGAC CGCATATAGTGAAGGTGGAAGTTGCAGCTGAAGAAGACTCAGAAGAGGGTGACATCATGGGCTCCGGGGATGATGCATTCTCTGGTGCTG AATTCGAAGTACCAATAAAAACGGAGGACGATGAGCCCAAACCCAAGAAGCGGTCTAAGGCGCCAGCTACATCGACCCGATCTAAGAAGTCCAAATCGGATGATGGCGAACCGTCGACCAAac GGGTTCCACGTAACGTGAACGCCAAGATTGAAAAGGATTGTGACAAGGAACAAATTACCAAAGCCCAAAGCGAACAGCTCGAGGATACAATACCCAATGAGCTATTTAAACATAGGAGCAATATAAGGCTTATCTTGCAATGTTCCAACGCGACCCCCATTCGATGCAGAGGGGGCATTGGGTACGCCTGCTGCTTCTGCGGAGACCAGTACCCCGACCCGGCAGACCTAAAAAAACATACGCTCGAAGGccacaataataaaactaaactccGATTCATGGAAGGCAAAATGATGTTCTCGTTCCTCGTGAAACTAGACATTACTGATCTCAAATGCAAAATTTGTGGAGGTAAATTCGAAAAACTAGAACCATTTGTGGAACATTTAATCAAAGAACATGATAAAAAGATTTTCACAGACATCAAAAGCCATGTGCTGCCGTTCAAATTCGATGACGATGTACTCAGGTGCCTGTATTGCGAAAACGTCTTCAATAGATTCAAGAATTTGCAACAGCATATGAATGTGCATTGTAGgaattttatttgcaaatactGCGATGCTGGGTTTGTGAACAAACACGTTTTAGCTTGCCACACAGAGGGTCACAAGATAGGAACGTTTAAATGCGATCTTTGCTCAAAAGTATTTGATACAATGCGAAAGAAAAAGAGCCATGAGAAATCTGTTCATATACACGCGAATTTGCTAAGCAAATGCGGGTACTGCTTTCAAAAATTTACGACTTATAGGCAGAGAGACGTTCACCTAGCAAAAGTTCACGGCGTGCAGTTAAAAGAGGTTAAATGCCATGCTTGTGATAAAACGTTTGATAATAAGAGTTCTTTGACCATCCACACTAAAAGAGATCACTTAATGGAAAGGCCTTACAAATGTACCCAATGCGAAATGAAATTTTTTGGCTCAAATGAGTTGAAACTCCACATGGTTAAGCATACTGGTGTTAGAGAATTCAAATGTGCAATCTGCTTCAAGTCCTATGGTAGAAAGAAGACCCTAACGGAACATATGAGGATTCATAACGATGATAGGCGGTTTAAATGTGAACATTGTGGACAAGCATTTGTCCAAAAATGTAGCTGGAAAGGCCACATGAGGAACAGACATGGGGAACTGGTTTAA
- the LOC118278826 gene encoding zinc finger protein 782 isoform X3, which produces METAGHSNMCRCCASEGAFKDIKSTYHWMGEEEIYADMLKDCFDINLNVSEHGEDGGICEVCITQLRNAINFKKQVQHTEEQFKKHLQNKTLFRPHIVKVEVAAEEDSEEGDIMGSGDDAFSGAEFEVPIKTEDDEPKPKKRSKAPATSTRSKKSKSDDGEPSTKRKRRIETELAIKLLSKAKKQQDTEETDKEETEEGDETVSEKTNLKIYQVELFKQRFNVHEILLSSNATPIRKYDIGFVCCFCDEQFIEAQELKTHTISSHGDKEILDYTKGFGLRGFLVKLDVTGLQCNLCNTEMDSVEDLMHHLKDDHEKPMFTDIKSYIIPFIFEDSSFKCTFCELQFNKFKVLQEHMYTHYDNFVCDICGSGFVNEKMFNSHSDSHKVGIFKCGHCPEEFETPLKKKYHEKTAHFVSMNKCNYCGEKFMWYSQKCLHIKKVHGIKVNEPKECKACDKVFSSDWRLQIHIRRDHLLERSFKCTECDMAFFAKDTLTQHMVRHSGVKSFSCNVCSKAYTLKKGLREHMRIHDNDRRFKCEICDQAFVQKVSWKGHLKSKHGISV; this is translated from the exons ATGGAGACTGCAGGGCACAGCAATATGTGTCGGTGTTGTGCTTCCGAAGGTGCGTTCAAAGACATTAAAAGCACATATCATTGGATGGGAGAAGAGGAGATTTACGCCGACATGTTGAAGGATTGTTTCGACATAAAC CTAAATGTATCGGAGCACGGAGAAGATGGCGGCATATGCGAGGTCTGCATCACGCAGCTGCGCAACGCGATCAACTTCAAGAAGCAAGTGCAACACACGGAGGAACAGTTTAAGAAACATTTGCAGAATAAGACATTGTTTAGAC CGCATATAGTGAAGGTGGAAGTTGCAGCTGAAGAAGACTCAGAAGAGGGTGACATCATGGGCTCCGGGGATGATGCATTCTCTGGTGCTG AATTCGAAGTACCAATAAAAACGGAGGACGATGAGCCCAAACCCAAGAAGCGGTCTAAGGCGCCAGCTACATCGACCCGATCTAAGAAGTCCAAATCGGATGATGGCGAACCGTCGACCAAac gtaaaaGGAGGATCGAAACCGAATTAGCCATCAAATTGCTTTCCAAAGCGAAGAAACAGCAGGACACTGAGGAAACAGATAAGGAAGAAACCGAAGAAGGAGACGAGACAGTCTCTGAGAAGACGAACCTAAAGATATACCAAGTAGAACTGTTCAAACAACGATTTAACGTACATGAAATACTTTTGAGTAGCAATGCGACGCCCATTCGCAAGTACGACATCGGGTTCGTCTGCTGTTTCTGTGACGAACAATTCATAGAAGCACAAGAACTAAAGACCCACACTATCAGTAGCCACGGTGACAAAGAAATACTGGATTACACAAAGGGTTTTGGACTCAGGGGCTTTTTGGTCAAACTGGATGTTACCGGTCTCCAATGCAACCTATGCAACACAGAAATGGACTCAGTAGAAGATTTAATGCACCATTTAAAAGATGACCACGAAAAACCAATGTTCACTGACATTAAAAGCTACATTATACCTTTCATATTCGAAGATTCTTCTTTCAAATGCACATTTTGCGAGCTCCAATTCAACAAATTCAAAGTTTTACAGGAACATATGTATACGCACTACGACAATTTCGTTTGCGATATTTGCGGTTCTGGATTCGTTAACgagaaaatgtttaattcaCACAGCGATAGTCATAAAGTGGGTATCTTCAAATGTGGCCATTGTCCAGAAGAATTCGAAACTCCTTTAAAGAAGAAATATCACGAGAAGACCGCGCATTTCGTGTCGATGAACAAGTGTAATTATTGTGGGGAGAAGTTTATGTGGTACAGCCAGAAATGTCTgcatattaaaaaagtacatgGTATTAAAGTTAATGAGCCGAAAGAATGCAAAGCCTGTGATAAAGTCTTTTCGTCAGATTGGCGGTTGCAAATCCATATCCGAAGAGACCATCTCCTTGAGCGGAGTTTCAAATGTACGGAATGTGATATGGCATTTTTCGCCAAAGACACTTTAACTCAACATATGGTGAGGCATTCTGGGGTTAAAAGTTTCTCTTGCAACGTCTGCTCAAAAGCGTATACGTTGAAGAAAGGGTTAAGGGAACATATGAGGATACATGACAATGATAGGCGGTTTAAATGTGAGATTTGTGATCAGGCGTTCGTTCAAAAGGTTAGCTGGAAAGGGCATTTGAAGTCTAAGCATGGAATTAGTGTTTAA
- the LOC118278826 gene encoding zinc finger protein 354C isoform X8 produces the protein METAGHSNMCRCCASEGAFKDIKSTYHWMGEEEIYADMLKDCFDINLNVSEHGEDGGICEVCITQLRNAINFKKQVQHTEEQFKKHLQNKTLFRPHIVKVEVAAEEDSEEGDIMGSGDDAFSGAEFEVPIKTEDDEPKPKKRSKAPATSTRSKKSKSDDGEPSTKRVTGATKNLRKRAVKEEADDEALSRLLYREKHVPEMKKQWHNLTTLLMYSNATPFKDRNDAGFVCAYCFKTYPTCEILRAHTHAEHDKEKVSYKAGSCKASFVAFLDIVDLKCTLCNQQMDSLQTLTEHLVTIHEKKYYLGITDYFQPFKLTNEQQINCCLCDEVFHNMKLLMQHMNVHYRNFICTTCGAGFVNSFRLNRHETTHLKKKASFPCRHCDQVFAAESKKKAHVNTEHKGIAGDSVCQICKARFKNYYQKTRHMMQVHNVEGIKCDQCEKKFNLKSNLMLHMRSVHLKERPYECSVCSMGFFIKRHMLGHYMATHTNERKFKCEVCGKAYATQNSKRKHMKRNHGISKNMMVANIEK, from the exons ATGGAGACTGCAGGGCACAGCAATATGTGTCGGTGTTGTGCTTCCGAAGGTGCGTTCAAAGACATTAAAAGCACATATCATTGGATGGGAGAAGAGGAGATTTACGCCGACATGTTGAAGGATTGTTTCGACATAAAC CTAAATGTATCGGAGCACGGAGAAGATGGCGGCATATGCGAGGTCTGCATCACGCAGCTGCGCAACGCGATCAACTTCAAGAAGCAAGTGCAACACACGGAGGAACAGTTTAAGAAACATTTGCAGAATAAGACATTGTTTAGAC CGCATATAGTGAAGGTGGAAGTTGCAGCTGAAGAAGACTCAGAAGAGGGTGACATCATGGGCTCCGGGGATGATGCATTCTCTGGTGCTG AATTCGAAGTACCAATAAAAACGGAGGACGATGAGCCCAAACCCAAGAAGCGGTCTAAGGCGCCAGCTACATCGACCCGATCTAAGAAGTCCAAATCGGATGATGGCGAACCGTCGACCAAac gcgTTACCGGAGCAACAAAAAATCTACGAAAACGTGCTGTTAAGGAAGAGGCAGACGATGAGGCATTAAGTCGTTTACTGTACCGCGAAAAACACGTGCCGGAAATGAAGAAACAGTGGCATAACCTCACTACCTTACTCATGTACTCGAATGCAACGCCTTTCAAAGATAGGAACGATGCAGGTTTCGTCTGCGCGTACTGCTTCAAAACTTACCCCACTTGCGAGATACTCAGAGCTCACACACACGCTGAACATGACAAAGAAAAGGTATCCTACAAAGCAGGCTCCTGCAAAGCCAGTTTTGTCGCCTTCCTAGACATTGTCGACCTCAAATGCACGCTATGCAACCAACAAATGGACTCGCTACAAACTCTAACCGAACATCTAGTCACAATACACGAGAAAAAGTACTACTTAGGCATCACAGACTACTTCCAACCGTTCAAATTGACGAATGAACAGCAAATCAACTGTTGTCTCTGCGATGAAGTCTTCCACAACATGAAACTGCTGATGCAACACATGAATGTTCACTACAGAAACTTTATCTGCACCACCTGTGGCGCTGGCTTCGTCAACTCGTTCCGTTTGAACCGACACGAGACTACGCATTTAAAGAAAAAAGCCAGTTTCCCATGCCGACATTGTGACCAAGTATTTGCAGCTGAATCCAAAAAGAAAGCTCATGTGAACACTGAACATAAAGGCATAGCTGGAGACAGTGTCTGCCAAATTTGTAAAGCTCGGTTCAAAAACTATTACCAAAAAACTAGGCATATGATGCAGGTTCATAACGTAGAAGGAATCAAATGCGATCAGTGTGAGAAGAAGTTTAACCTAAAATCTAATTTGATGCTTCATATGAGGAGTGTGCATCTCAAAGAAAGACCTTATGAATGCTCTGTTTGTAGTATGGGCTTCTTTATCAAAAGACATATGTTAGGCCATTATATGGCGACGCATACTAATGAGAGGAAATTCAAATGCGAGGTTTGCGGTAAAGCGTATGCCACGCAGAATAGTAAGCGGAAACATATGAAGAGGAACCATGGGATTTCTAAGAATATGATGGTAGCTAATATTGAGAAGTAA
- the LOC118278826 gene encoding zinc finger protein 525 isoform X2 gives METAGHSNMCRCCASEGAFKDIKSTYHWMGEEEIYADMLKDCFDINLNVSEHGEDGGICEVCITQLRNAINFKKQVQHTEEQFKKHLQNKTLFRPHIVKVEVAAEEDSEEGDIMGSGDDAFSGAEFEVPIKTEDDEPKPKKRSKAPATSTRSKKSKSDDGEPSTKHTIKKEQDNQQTTTDYEKKVEIEIVAPKAEVSEVIVKKTPKQRIKRLLQKYLDNLKIILECSNATMILRHGDKGYFCCYCPETFEKPSVLKEHTLTQHRNAETFYGNITANGPSRFLVKLDITDLKCLLCHASIDSLENLFSHLKDTHQKIFHTDIKDQIFPFKFNSDQLTCCMCTNNVVFVTFRALHEHMHKHYRNFICQVCDAGFINNITLSRHSVTHTKGSYKCRHCDSIFNNVFKRRNHEMRTHTNSGNVCHFCNQSFKEYIAKEMHLSKVHNVTRKYNCTACDRSFVTHSLLKVHVRRFHLMEKSCKCTQCDLAFFREGDLKNHMLTHTGVKNFKCEVCFKFYAKRSTLNEHMRIHNNDRRFKCNLCGQAFVQKSSLTWHMKSKHSKASSE, from the exons ATGGAGACTGCAGGGCACAGCAATATGTGTCGGTGTTGTGCTTCCGAAGGTGCGTTCAAAGACATTAAAAGCACATATCATTGGATGGGAGAAGAGGAGATTTACGCCGACATGTTGAAGGATTGTTTCGACATAAAC CTAAATGTATCGGAGCACGGAGAAGATGGCGGCATATGCGAGGTCTGCATCACGCAGCTGCGCAACGCGATCAACTTCAAGAAGCAAGTGCAACACACGGAGGAACAGTTTAAGAAACATTTGCAGAATAAGACATTGTTTAGAC CGCATATAGTGAAGGTGGAAGTTGCAGCTGAAGAAGACTCAGAAGAGGGTGACATCATGGGCTCCGGGGATGATGCATTCTCTGGTGCTG AATTCGAAGTACCAATAAAAACGGAGGACGATGAGCCCAAACCCAAGAAGCGGTCTAAGGCGCCAGCTACATCGACCCGATCTAAGAAGTCCAAATCGGATGATGGCGAACCGTCGACCAAac ATACAATAAAGAAGGAACAAGACAATCAACAAACCACAACGGATTACGAAAAGAAggttgaaattgaaattgtggCACCAAAAGCAGAAGTTTCGGAAGTTATTGTTAAGAAAACTCCTAAACAACGCATTAAACGCCTTCTGCAAAAGTATTTGGACAATCTCAAGATTATTCTGGAATGTTCCAACGCCACAATGATCCTGCGGCATGGAGACAAAGGGTACTTCTGCTGTTATTGTCCAGAAACATTCGAAAAGCCAAGCGTCTTAAAAGAACACACTTTAACACAGCATAGAAATGCAGAAACATTCTATGGGAATATTACAGCAAACGGACCATCAAGATTCTTAGTCAAACTTGACATCACGGACCTCAAATGTTTGCTATGCCACGCAAGCATAGATTCCCTTGAAAATCTCTTCAGCCACCTCAAAGACACACATCAGAAAATCTTCCACACGGACATTAAAGATCAAATATTCCCTTTCAAGTTTAATTCTGATCAACTAACATGTTGTATGTGTACCAACAACGTGGTTTTTGTCACATTCAGAGCGTTGCACGAGCATATGCATAAGCACTACAGGAATTTTATTTGCCAAGTGTGTGATGCGGGCTTCATCAATAACATCACGCTTTCCCGACATAGCGTCACTCACACGAAAGGCTCCTACAAATGCCGACACTGCGACTCAATATTCAACAACGTCTTTAAAAGACGGAACCACGAAATGAGAACACATACAAATTCTGGAAACGTTTGCCATTTCTGTAACCAAAGCTTCAAAGAGTATATAGCAAAAGAAATGCATTTGTCCAAAGTTCATAATGTGACTAGGAAGTACAACTGCACCGCGTGTGATAGGTCATTTGTTACACACAGTCTTCTTAAAGTCCATGTAAGGAGATTCCATCTCATGGAGAAGAGTTGTAAGTGTACTCAGTGTGATCTCGCGTTCTTTAGAGAAGGAGATCTCAAGAACCATATGCTCACACACACAGGAGTCAAGAATTTTAAATGCGAAGTCTGTTTCAAGTTTTACGCTAAAAGGTCCACTTTAAATGAACATATGCGGATTCATAATAATGATAGGAGAtttaaatgtaacttgtgtGGGCAGGCGTTTGTCCAGAAATCTAGTTTGACGTGGCATATGAAGTCTAAACATTCTAAAGCTTCTTCGGAATAA
- the LOC118278826 gene encoding zinc finger protein 723 isoform X5, which translates to METAGHSNMCRCCASEGAFKDIKSTYHWMGEEEIYADMLKDCFDINLNVSEHGEDGGICEVCITQLRNAINFKKQVQHTEEQFKKHLQNKTLFRPHIVKVEVAAEEDSEEGDIMGSGDDAFSGAEFEVPIKTEDDEPKPKKRSKAPATSTRSKKSKSDDGEPSTKRVPRNVNAKIEKDCDQKPKRNTRNKSEQLEDSKPNELIKHRNNIRLILQCSNATPIRCRGGIGYACCFCGDQYPDPADLKKHTLEGHDVKTKLKFAEGKMMATFVVKLDITNLKCNICEGKFDKLEPFVDHLIKEHDKKIFTDIKSHVLPFKFDDDVLRCLYCENVFNRFKNLQQHMNVHCRNFICKYCDAGFVNKHVLACHTEGHKIGTFKCDLCSKVFDTMRKKKSHEKSVHIHANLLSKCGYCFQKFTTYRQRDVHLAKVHGVQLKEVKCHACDKTFDNKSSLTIHTKRDHLMERPYKCTQCEMKFFGSNELKLHMVKHTGVREFKCAICFKSYGRKKTLTEHMRIHNDDRRFKCEHCGQAFVQKCSWKGHMRNRHGELV; encoded by the exons ATGGAGACTGCAGGGCACAGCAATATGTGTCGGTGTTGTGCTTCCGAAGGTGCGTTCAAAGACATTAAAAGCACATATCATTGGATGGGAGAAGAGGAGATTTACGCCGACATGTTGAAGGATTGTTTCGACATAAAC CTAAATGTATCGGAGCACGGAGAAGATGGCGGCATATGCGAGGTCTGCATCACGCAGCTGCGCAACGCGATCAACTTCAAGAAGCAAGTGCAACACACGGAGGAACAGTTTAAGAAACATTTGCAGAATAAGACATTGTTTAGAC CGCATATAGTGAAGGTGGAAGTTGCAGCTGAAGAAGACTCAGAAGAGGGTGACATCATGGGCTCCGGGGATGATGCATTCTCTGGTGCTG AATTCGAAGTACCAATAAAAACGGAGGACGATGAGCCCAAACCCAAGAAGCGGTCTAAGGCGCCAGCTACATCGACCCGATCTAAGAAGTCCAAATCGGATGATGGCGAACCGTCGACCAAac GGGTTCCACGTAACGTGAACGCCAAGATTGAAAAGGATTGTGACCAAAAACCGAAACGAAATACCAGAAATAAAAGCGAACAGCTCGAGGATTCAAAGCCCAATGAGCTAATTAAACATAGGAACAATATAAGACTTATCTTGCAATGTTCCAACGCGACCCCCATTCGATGCAGAGGGGGCATTGGGTACGCCTGCTGCTTCTGTGGAGACCAATACCCCGACCCGGCAGACCTAAAAAAACACACACTCGAAGGCCACGATGTTAAAACTAAACTCAAATTCGCGGAAGGCAAAATGATGGCCACTTTTGTCGTGAAACTAGACATTACCAATCTCAAATGCAATATTTGTGAAGGTAAATTCGATAAACTAGAACCATTTGTGGATCATTTAATCAAAGAACatgataaaaagatttttacagACATCAAAAGCCATGTGCTGCCGTTCAAATTCGATGACGATGTACTCAG GTGCCTGTATTGCGAAAACGTCTTCAATAGATTCAAGAATTTGCAACAGCATATGAATGTGCATTGTAGgaattttatttgcaaatactGCGATGCTGGGTTTGTGAACAAACACGTTTTAGCTTGCCACACAGAGGGTCACAAGATAGGAACGTTTAAATGCGATCTTTGCTCAAAAGTATTTGATACAATGCGAAAGAAAAAGAGCCATGAGAAATCTGTTCATATACACGCGAATTTGCTAAGCAAATGCGGGTACTGCTTTCAAAAATTTACGACTTATAGGCAGAGAGACGTTCACCTAGCAAAAGTTCACGGCGTGCAGTTAAAAGAGGTTAAATGCCATGCTTGTGATAAAACGTTTGATAATAAGAGTTCTTTGACCATCCACACTAAAAGAGATCACTTAATGGAAAGGCCTTACAAATGTACCCAATGCGAAATGAAATTTTTTGGCTCAAATGAGTTGAAACTCCACATGGTTAAGCATACTGGTGTTAGAGAATTCAAATGTGCAATCTGCTTCAAGTCCTATGGTAGAAAGAAGACCCTAACGGAACATATGAGGATTCATAACGATGATAGGCGGTTTAAATGTGAACATTGTGGACAAGCATTTGTCCAAAAATGTAGCTGGAAAGGCCACATGAGGAACAGACATGGGGAACTGGTTTAA
- the LOC118278826 gene encoding zinc finger protein 761 isoform X1 has product METAGHSNMCRCCASEGAFKDIKSTYHWMGEEEIYADMLKDCFDINLNVSEHGEDGGICEVCITQLRNAINFKKQVQHTEEQFKKHLQNKTLFRPHIVKVEVAAEEDSEEGDIMGSGDDAFSGAEFEVPIKTEDDEPKPKKRSKAPATSTRSKKSKSDDGEPSTKRMDEDGPKRRKRKKNSDESATPERVEHRVNLTAILQYSNASPFRDKTIRGFSCLYCAKAFPDIQSLREHTAQQSEKDKINTIIDYKLSYNPIKVDITNLHCTVCNLEMRDLNDLKDHLVAVHNKTIYKHIKDIILPFRLEDGHNFTCVICSVVHISFKNLYHHMSSHYRNYCCKKCGAGYITIAALRKHGKTHAQGIFPCDFCDKSYTSMTKKRNHEKGVHTGGWLRNKCPHCPEVFVSYYDRSEHLVKVHNQTPIIYPCNACNKTYKKKFELNRHIKHHHLQQRSYLCDKCNAKFFSKRGLSDHLSRHSGGVVCSCDVCGKTFSRTRTLKEHLKIHEDDKRFQCEICHKTFMQKCSLKSHVRLHQDDLDIFKEFDDVKHLIDNRELTLKQIAAESKIKAQAEKAKEEREFE; this is encoded by the exons ATGGAGACTGCAGGGCACAGCAATATGTGTCGGTGTTGTGCTTCCGAAGGTGCGTTCAAAGACATTAAAAGCACATATCATTGGATGGGAGAAGAGGAGATTTACGCCGACATGTTGAAGGATTGTTTCGACATAAAC CTAAATGTATCGGAGCACGGAGAAGATGGCGGCATATGCGAGGTCTGCATCACGCAGCTGCGCAACGCGATCAACTTCAAGAAGCAAGTGCAACACACGGAGGAACAGTTTAAGAAACATTTGCAGAATAAGACATTGTTTAGAC CGCATATAGTGAAGGTGGAAGTTGCAGCTGAAGAAGACTCAGAAGAGGGTGACATCATGGGCTCCGGGGATGATGCATTCTCTGGTGCTG AATTCGAAGTACCAATAAAAACGGAGGACGATGAGCCCAAACCCAAGAAGCGGTCTAAGGCGCCAGCTACATCGACCCGATCTAAGAAGTCCAAATCGGATGATGGCGAACCGTCGACCAAac GAATGGACGAGGACGGGCCCAAACGCAGGAAAAGGAAAAAGAATTCCGACGAAAGTGCTACCCCAGAGCGCGTAGAACACAGAGTCAACCTAACCGCCATTCTACAATACTCCAACGCTAGCCCCTTCCGCGACAAAACCATTCGCGGCTTCTCCTGCCTTTACTGCGCCAAAGCATTCCCCGACATCCAATCACTCCGCGAACACACCGCCCAACAATCCGAGAAAGACAAAATCAACACCATTATCGACTATAAACTCAGTTACAACCCCATCAAGGTCGATATTACAAACCTCCACTGCACAGTCTGCAATCTAGAAATGAGAGACCTCAACGATCTGAAGGATCATCTGGTAGCTGTACATAATAAGactatttacaaacacattaaGGATATTATACTCCCGTTCCGATTAGAAGATGGACATAATTTTACCTGTGTTATTTGTTCTGTGGTCCACATATCGTTTAAAAACCTCTACCATCACATGAGTAGCCATTATAGGAATTACTGCTGTAAGAAATGCGGGGCTGGCTACATTACGATAGCAGCGTTAAGGAAACACGGAAAGACTCACGCACAGGGCATATTTCCCTGCGATTTCTGCGATAAGTCCTATACGTCGATGACGAAGAAACGAAACCACGAGAAGGGTGTTCACACGGGCGGCTGGCTCCGGAACAAATGTCCGCATTGTCCAGAAGTTTTCGTCAGTTACTACGACAGAAGTGAACATTTGGTCAAAGTTCACAATCAAACGCCTATAATATACCCCTGTAACGCATGCAATAAGACTTATAAGAAGAAATTTGAATTGAACAGGCATATAAAGCATCACCATTTGCAGCAGAGGAGTTACCTATGCGACAAGTGTAATGCCAAGTTCTTTTCTAAGAGAGGCCTTTCGGATCACCTGTCTAGGCATTCGGGAGGTGTGGTCTGCTCATGTGACGTGTGTGGCAAAACGTTTTCGAGGACCCGTACTCTAAAAGAACATCTGAAAATACACGAAGACGACAAACGGTTTCAATGTGAGATTTGTCATAAGACCTTCATGCAGAAGTGTAGTTTGAAGAGTCATGTGAGACTGCATCAGGATGACTTGGATATATTTAAGGAGTTTGATGATGTTAAGCATCTGATAGACAATAGGGAGCTGACGCTGAAGCAGATAGCCGCTGAGAGTAAGATTAAGGCTCAAGCGGAGAAGGCGAAAGAAGAAAGAGAGTTTGAATAG